CGATTTGGGCCGCGATTCCATCTACTGAGGTTAAGGTAGGTGATGTGGTTGAGATCCGTAGCCCATCCGCAATGGAAAATTTCCAAAGCCCAAGCCTCAAACGAACCTTTAAGATCATCTACTTTGGGTCTGGTTTGGTCGGTGACAAAAGTACCGGCGCAGCCAGTGAGAAGACCAATCCAAGTCCTAGAGCAAAAATTGTCCTTCCAGCAGGAGCAGTGAGCATTGAATCGGTTCATGCGGGTGTCGCCACGATGGCCGGTAAATCGGTCAAAGTATCTGGCAAAGTGGTAAAATTTAATGAGGCCATTCTCGGTGTGAACTGGATTCACATCCAAGATGGCAGTGGAAATGCTTCCGCCGGAACCCACGATTTGACCATCACCACAGATGTTCAGGTAGCCGTTGGAGAGACGGTTGTGGTCGAAGGCTTGGTGGTTCAAGACAAGGATTTTGGAGCGGGTTATCGCTACCCGGTTCTTTTAGAGAAAGCGAAGCTTTCAAAATAAAGCCTCGCCAATCCTAACAGTTTTAGTGGAAACACTTAAACTAATCTAAAAACATTAGCCTATTGTCGATTTAGTGAACCCCCCTCCGTCATGGGAACATCTATTTTTTCTCTTGCCGAAAGCGCCCAGAGTCACTACTTTCCTGGTTCACGGATGGACTCAGTTGCCCGCTGAATTCACCGATAGCCTCCCAGGAGAAGATAGATGATGAAGCCCTTGAAGTATTTGGCCGGACTCACTGCCTTGATGTGCACCCCCCTTATGGGATGCGAAACAGGTTCAGATGGTGATTGGCATCTCCAACCAGCAGAGGCGATTGAAGAAGCGATTATCAACGGACGCTCATGTACTGAGGCCGAATATCCTACTGCTGTGGCGATTATCACCGACGCTGCGATTACCGTGCAGGGTTTCGGCACTCAAGAAGTGGTTCAAATCTCGTGCACCGGCACCTTAATCGCCCCAGATGTGGTGCTTACGGCGGCCCACTGTTTGGATCCTACACTCCTAACCATGGGTTTTGGTGAAGTAGACCGAGCGTCTTACTGGGTCAGCCCAGAGGCAGATTTGTCTAGTTTGGCAGGAGAATCCGCAGTGTTGCCGGCGAGCGCGATAGAGGCGGTTGAGTTT
This region of Deltaproteobacteria bacterium genomic DNA includes:
- a CDS encoding nucleotide-binding protein, whose translation is MTHIKINLVSISLFYIFVGCAEEAPKQVAKVPSPSAVSLEAQIADALGGDANKKPVAKLAGTVSQRIDAGRYTYLELQAEKATIWAAIPSTEVKVGDVVEIRSPSAMENFQSPSLKRTFKIIYFGSGLVGDKSTGAASEKTNPSPRAKIVLPAGAVSIESVHAGVATMAGKSVKVSGKVVKFNEAILGVNWIHIQDGSGNASAGTHDLTITTDVQVAVGETVVVEGLVVQDKDFGAGYRYPVLLEKAKLSK